The DNA window GCAATTCCCGTCGTCTGGGGATTCAACGCGCCGCAGCTAAAGCCGATGCCGCCTCCCAGGATAACCGTCGCCACACCGGTCATAGCGTCAAATCCAACACCCCTCATCAGTAAAACCGCAATCGGCGTAAACCCAATCAGCGTATTGATGCCCTGGGTCGTGCAAAGCAGGGAAAAGAGAATTGTCAGGATCGGAATAATCAGCTTCTCCTTCCCCTGAAGTTTCCTGGCCACCGTCATCGTAAGGCCGTCAAACGTCTCGGTTGCAATTACAACCTGGAACACGCCCGAGATAATCATTACGAAAAAAATGGTTGCCGCCATGCTGTTCATTCCCTTGACCAGATAGGACGGTATCATAAAAAGATTGACCGGATGCTGCGCAATAAAAGAAAACTCCTTCGGTATCACGACCGTGTTTCCCGCCGCATTCTGAATTCTTGAATACTCTCCCGCCGGGATTATCCATGTCATCACTACCGCTATCACACACAGCGCCAGTATTATAATAAAAATATTAGGCATCTTAAATAACTTTTTCTGTTTTTTCTGCTTCATCGCAGCCCCCTCCTGGTATTTGCTTCTGTTGATACTTGCTTCTCCTTGTATCATTTCTTTTGATGTTCATTTCTAAAAACTCCCGTTCCATCTCATTTCATCCGATAGATGACGGTTGTCTTGTCGTCCTCAATTTCCATGCATTTAGATTGATTTCCCCGATAACCATATGGTATCATAGTAAATATACCAATTACAAACAGTATAAAATTGTTATTTTGACAAGAAGATTATTGTGTTAAACAGGAGGACGTCGATGAATTTAAAGAGTCTGGAATATTTTCTGATCGCGGCGGAAGAGATGAATTTTACCAAAGCCGCCGAACGGCTTTTTATCTCACAGCAGGCCCTGAGCGGTCATATTAAACGGCTGGAGGAGGAATACAATGTGGAACTTTTCTGCCGCCGCCCATCGCTCCATCTGACACCGGCCGGGGACAGCATGGTATTCTATGCCCGTCAGTTTCTGAATACGCATGCCCGGATGGAGGCCGACTTTGCCGATCTCTCCTCCAATTATAAAGGCCATTTTTCCATCGGCCTGTCGAGACTCCGCTGCCAGGTCTTCTTCCCGAAAATCTGGGAGGAATTTCACCGCCTGCATCCCAATATCGATATTTCAATTGCGGACGGCGCCTCACAAACCTATGCAGAGCTTTTGCAAAAAGGGGATATTGATCTGTATGTGGGACTTAATATTGCGGCAAGGCCCAATGTCACCCTGCTGCCACTGGCCAAAGACCGCCTGTTTTGCTGCATCCCTTATTCGCTGATACAAAAGCACTATCCCGGACATCCGGAAGCGGTGGCAGACTCGCTGCGGCAGGGCGTCGATCTGCTCCAGATTGCCCAGCTGCCTTTTATCATGCTGGCCTCAGGGAACCGGCTGCGCAGGAATATTGATGCATTTTTTCTCTCCAACCAGATACATCCCCACATCATCATGGAGAGCAACCACCAGGATTTGATATACCGGATGTCAAGAGACGGCTACGGGGTCGGTATCATCTCCCCCTTTCTAATCTATCAGACGGAGCGGCTTGGGAATCCCGATAGAGAGTCCCTGATTACCTGCCCCATTCTGAATGAGATGCCGGAGAATCTGATCTGCCTGGCACACAGAAACGACTACCCGCTTCCCCGATATGCAGAAGATTTTATTGCCATCACACAGAAGATATTTGCGGATTATGCAAGCTCCATTGCCCCTGCCTGCGGAGAACCGTTCAATAACATGACACAGCATAACATACAGTACATTCAGGAGGTGCATAAATGAGATGTCCGAAATGCGGAAATGAGAATTGTCAGATCACAACAGAAGTAACTTCATCGGGAAAGGATTTTTCGGCAGGAAAAGGATGCTGTGGCGCTCTGCTGCTCGGGCCGATTGGAATCCTCTGCGGCGCCTGCGGAAAAGGCAAACAGATTAATTCCACCACGTTCTGGGTCTGCCCACATTGCGGAAAGAAGTTCCGGGCATGAATTTGAATCAGGATCGGCTTTGGGTCAATTCAATGCAGTGGTGTAAAAAATACTGCGGCTGCCACCAGAGGCCCGAGCGCAGTTTTTTCCTGGGTAATTACCAGTTTCCCCTGTGCGCCAGGTGCACGGGCATTGCCCTGGGCCATATTGCCGCAATCGCAGCAGCGCCATTTTACACTTTTAAATATGCTGTCTCACTTTTCATACTTCCTATGGCCGTTGATGGGACCCTGCAGTATTTTACCTCTTACCGGTCGAATAATTTGAAAAGGGTTATCACCGGGTTCTTTTACGGATTTGCTTTTACATCCGTTGTATTCCGGACTGTGAAACTGTTTGTACGATTCCCGCAATTTCCCCGTGCCAACCGTCTCCAGCCTGTCCTCCCCGCCTTCCAATTATTAAAATTCTATAAACATCATAAACCACTGTAACCGGCATATCTTTAAATTGGAAGAATAAAGTAAGGAAACCATTAGCTTCCTTAAATTTTATTAACCTTTTCTAAATCCCCTTGAAGTCGTCCAGAGAGTGTGCTATAATCAGTCAAAGTTGAAAGACTTGTTAAGAAAGTGTTAATATTCCTAAAAAAATTCCAATACTATGGAAGGTGATTTTATGAAGAATTTCCTAAAGAAGTATGGGCACCTTTGGATACTTGGATATGGTTTTATTTATCTGCCATGGTTCGTATACCTTGAGAAGACCATAACAAAGCATTACCATATCATGCATTCCGTGGTGGATGATTATATCCCGTTCAATGAATATTTTATCATCCCCTATTTCCTGTGGTTTGCGTATGTGGCCATTACCATCGCCTATTTCTTTTTTGTAAACAAAGAAGATTATTACCGGCTCTGTATCTTTTTGTTTACAGGCATGACGCTCAGCCTGTTAGTCTGCACCCTCTTCCCGAACGGAACCGATTTCAGGCCTGTGATAGACCCGAATAAAAACGTGTTCTCCAGGATGGTCGCGATGCTCTACCAGGCCGATACATGTACTAATGTATTTCCGAGCGTACACGTTTACAACTCTATCGGAACACATATTGCCATTATGAAGAGTGAAAGCCTGAAGAAATACAAAGCGGTACGGGTACTGTCCTTCATCCTGATGGTTTCCATCTGTATGGCCACCGTGTTCTTAAAACAGCACTCCATCATTGATGTGGTCGGCGCGGTTCTCCTGTGCGGAGCGATTTATCCTCTGGCCTATGCAGGCAGCAGTGCGGAAGAGACAAGACCGGAATTCATACGTTAATATTGAACAACCGTAAAACGAAACCCCTGGCAGGAATGATTCCGCCGGGGGTTTTATAATTGTTTCACAATATTATAATTCACGGAGTACGTTACCGCCCGGAACCATGCATTTCAGCAGACTCCGGGCGGTAACGTACTTCTCTTAATTAAATCCATAGAACTTCTGTGTAATCTTATAGCAGGCAATCGACACCTTTCTGCCGCTCTTGCCGGGCAGATTTGTGCCCTGGCCGAGGAACCCCCAGCGGAGCCTGATATAAAGCCCCAGGTTCTTCTGTTTCAGATACTGCCACAGCTCTTTTTTCTTTGCCAGGTTCTCCTCTGTTTCGGAACGGATGGCCAGAATGGAAGAAACCGTCATCATAATCTCCAGATATCGGATCATATATCTGCGGAGTTTCCTGTTGCTCATCTTCATCACATCATAATACCCAAGCATCAGCTTTGTCACGCGGATCTGCTGATCCAGGCGGCCGATCATAACCGCCTCATTCACCGACTGATCTTCCCTTCCGATGAAATACCGGTAGAAATTGACATCCAGATAATACATGGATTTCACATGCGGCAGCGGCTGATACACAAAAATGTTGTCCACATAGAATGTATGCTTCGGAAGCTCCAGACCGCAATCACGCAGCATCTCCGTGCGGTAGATAACGGAATGCATCAGGATATACTGGCCCAGCATGAACATCTTCACTCCGCTCCAGTCTATCAGCTCTTCCTTTGGGATGGCGGTCCTGTAGTTCATGACTTTCTTCCGCTTCACTCCCTGCTTCTCATATACAAAGTTAGTAATCAGCATATCCAGGGTAACATTATCTTGACAGAACTTGCGCAGGGTCTTTAAAACCTCGCGGTAAGCCTCATCATTGACCCAGTCGTCACTGTCCACCACCTTGAAAAAAACACCGGAGGCATTTCTCAGGCCGGCGTTGACCGCTTCACCGTGTCCGCCGTTCTCCTGATGGATGGCACGGCAGATACCCGGGTAACGCCTCTCATATTCGTCGGCAATCTCCGCAGTATCGTCCTTTGTGGAACCGTCGTCCACAATCAGGATCTCCACCTCGTCTCCGCCCGGAAGGAGCGACTCGATGCAGTGCCTCATATAGGCAGTGGAATTATAGCAGGGGATTGCAACTGATAAAAGTTTCAATGGTCTTTACCTCCATTATTTTTTCTGTATGTTTAATTGGTTACAGCAGTTTTTTCTTTCTGAAAAAAAGGATTTCCAGGATAATGACAGCTGCGCTGAGCGCTGCCACTGCCGGATAACCATATTTCCACGCCAGTTCCGGCATGTTGGAAAAGTTCATTCCATACCAGCCCACAATCAGGGTCAAAGGCAGGAATATCGTAGTAACCACCGTCAGAAGGTTCATCGAACGGTTCAGGGCAATGTCAATCTGTGACTGGTACATCTCACGGATTTGCAGGATGTATTCCCGGAGCATTGAGACATGATCCCCCAGACGTTCCACACGGTGGGCAAAAACAGCAAAGGATTCCTTTTCCTCCATCCCAAAAAGCAGGTTTGTATTCGAGCGGAAGACATCCGCCATATCGGCCAGCTGGGTCAGAAACGACTGCAGATGAAGCATGTCTTTCCGGCAGCGGATGATCTTCTCATAAAAATTCTTCTGGAGGCTTTTTGTCATCTTATCTTCCATGACAATCAGCTTTTCCTCATATTCCTGAAGAAAGATGGCGTCCCCCTCGATCAGGCTGTTTAAAAATCCGGTAAAAAATACGGACATGCCGCCCTGTTCGCCGTACTCCACCTCTTTCAGCCTTTCCAGAAGCGATTTCACATGCTCCGCGCCGTCCTCAACAAAAATGAGCCTGTCCTTTACCATGTGGAATCCGAAATTCTCTTTCTTTCCCGGAAGATTTCTGACATTGGGTGTCGAAAAAGTCCCTAAAATACATCCGCCAAAGATCTCCGCCTTAGAATACTGGATATGTTCTATCTGCTTTAAAAACAGTTTCTTATAAGGAATCGGCTCCTTATCCAGAGTGAGTTCTTCCGATGTCATCAGTTCGATGCGGATATCTTCCCTGCCGTATTCTTCTCCCTCTTTCAAAACAGCCAGGCGGCCATTCAGGCGGTAACGAATCATGCCAACTGCTCCATCTCCGCGTTTACCTGGTCTTCACAGGAGCGCATCGCCAGAATTGTCTGTTCCAGCAGACGGTCAAGTTCCCATCCAAGCTGATCCGCACCTCTGGAAATTACGTCCCTGGAACAGCCCGCAGCGAATTTTTTATCTTTAAACTTCTTCTTTAAGCTGGAAAGCTCCATATCTTTTGAGCTTTTGGAGGGGCGCATCCTGGCTGCCGCGCCGATTAAGCCGGTTAATTCATCGGAGGCAAAGAGAACCTTCTCCATCTCGTGTTCCGGCGCCGTATCGACGCGGAGACCGTAGCCATGGCTGACAACAGCATGAATCAGCTCCTCCTCGGCCCCTCCCTCCCTCAAAAGCTCCGGAGCTTTCTCACAGTGCTCTTCCGGATATAATTCAAAGTCAATATCATGAAGGAGTCCGACAATGCCCCAGAAATCAGCATCCTCGCCGTATCCCAGTTCTTCTGCGTACCAGCGC is part of the [Clostridium] symbiosum genome and encodes:
- a CDS encoding glycosyltransferase family 2 protein, translated to MKLLSVAIPCYNSTAYMRHCIESLLPGGDEVEILIVDDGSTKDDTAEIADEYERRYPGICRAIHQENGGHGEAVNAGLRNASGVFFKVVDSDDWVNDEAYREVLKTLRKFCQDNVTLDMLITNFVYEKQGVKRKKVMNYRTAIPKEELIDWSGVKMFMLGQYILMHSVIYRTEMLRDCGLELPKHTFYVDNIFVYQPLPHVKSMYYLDVNFYRYFIGREDQSVNEAVMIGRLDQQIRVTKLMLGYYDVMKMSNRKLRRYMIRYLEIMMTVSSILAIRSETEENLAKKKELWQYLKQKNLGLYIRLRWGFLGQGTNLPGKSGRKVSIACYKITQKFYGFN
- a CDS encoding LysR family transcriptional regulator; translated protein: MNLKSLEYFLIAAEEMNFTKAAERLFISQQALSGHIKRLEEEYNVELFCRRPSLHLTPAGDSMVFYARQFLNTHARMEADFADLSSNYKGHFSIGLSRLRCQVFFPKIWEEFHRLHPNIDISIADGASQTYAELLQKGDIDLYVGLNIAARPNVTLLPLAKDRLFCCIPYSLIQKHYPGHPEAVADSLRQGVDLLQIAQLPFIMLASGNRLRRNIDAFFLSNQIHPHIIMESNHQDLIYRMSRDGYGVGIISPFLIYQTERLGNPDRESLITCPILNEMPENLICLAHRNDYPLPRYAEDFIAITQKIFADYASSIAPACGEPFNNMTQHNIQYIQEVHK
- a CDS encoding CorA family divalent cation transporter, which translates into the protein MIRYRLNGRLAVLKEGEEYGREDIRIELMTSEELTLDKEPIPYKKLFLKQIEHIQYSKAEIFGGCILGTFSTPNVRNLPGKKENFGFHMVKDRLIFVEDGAEHVKSLLERLKEVEYGEQGGMSVFFTGFLNSLIEGDAIFLQEYEEKLIVMEDKMTKSLQKNFYEKIIRCRKDMLHLQSFLTQLADMADVFRSNTNLLFGMEEKESFAVFAHRVERLGDHVSMLREYILQIREMYQSQIDIALNRSMNLLTVVTTIFLPLTLIVGWYGMNFSNMPELAWKYGYPAVAALSAAVIILEILFFRKKKLL
- a CDS encoding phosphatase PAP2 family protein, whose amino-acid sequence is MKNFLKKYGHLWILGYGFIYLPWFVYLEKTITKHYHIMHSVVDDYIPFNEYFIIPYFLWFAYVAITIAYFFFVNKEDYYRLCIFLFTGMTLSLLVCTLFPNGTDFRPVIDPNKNVFSRMVAMLYQADTCTNVFPSVHVYNSIGTHIAIMKSESLKKYKAVRVLSFILMVSICMATVFLKQHSIIDVVGAVLLCGAIYPLAYAGSSAEETRPEFIR
- a CDS encoding hydrolase — translated: MKTSLSREQALELLKKYNKEPFHILHALTVEGVMRWYAEELGYGEDADFWGIVGLLHDIDFELYPEEHCEKAPELLREGGAEEELIHAVVSHGYGLRVDTAPEHEMEKVLFASDELTGLIGAAARMRPSKSSKDMELSSLKKKFKDKKFAAGCSRDVISRGADQLGWELDRLLEQTILAMRSCEDQVNAEMEQLA